The Sphingomonas sinipercae genome contains a region encoding:
- a CDS encoding M13 family metallopeptidase, producing the protein MIRLFSVFAASTILAGCAATAPIVLPAPPVEEAGVPEAPVVAAPKPTYGTFGFDTAGMDTSVRPGDSFYNFANGTWAKTTPIPADKSNYGMFTVLDDLSRQRTRAIIEEQAKDPNSRIGAVYAAFMDTGSIEAKGLAPFQPWLSQIAAVSSKDQLPGLYAQANRLSISGPFGAGVGQDDKSPEEYALFMSQSGLGMPDRDYYLSNDPKLADTRAKYLQHLTNVLNLAGQPNAAARAKAILALETAIARGHWTQAESRDADKVYNKMTLAQLKRRAPGFDFAAMFKGIGVDVDSVIVAQPSAIAKEAALIRSTPLAVLKDQLMVRSLDGYSAYLPQAFDKETFSFYGQALGGTPQQEERWKRGVDFTVSALGDDVSKIYAERFFPPETKAAADQLVKNVIAAMDRRIDQLEWMAPETKVKAHAKLAAFTPKIGYPDRWRDMSGLVVDRTDALGNAMRSAQFGHEYQVNKLGKPIYRWEWGMTPMTVNAYANFGMVEIVFPASILQPPFFDPHADPAVNYGGIGAVIGHELSHHFDDQGAKYDLTGRLVDWWTPGDTKAFSARLDKLGAQYDAYEPLPGKHVQGKLTMGENVADLAGLTVAHDAYIASLGGKAPPVIDGTTGDQRFYLGWAQVWRRNYREANLLQRLLTDPHSPSPQRTDIVRNMDPWYPAFTVQPGQKLYLPPADRVRIW; encoded by the coding sequence ATGATCCGACTGTTCAGCGTATTCGCCGCAAGCACCATCCTGGCCGGCTGCGCCGCCACTGCGCCAATCGTCCTGCCGGCGCCCCCGGTCGAGGAAGCCGGCGTGCCGGAAGCCCCCGTCGTCGCTGCGCCCAAGCCGACCTACGGCACCTTCGGCTTCGACACCGCGGGCATGGACACCAGCGTTCGCCCCGGCGACAGCTTCTACAATTTCGCCAACGGCACGTGGGCGAAGACCACGCCGATTCCGGCCGACAAATCCAATTACGGCATGTTCACCGTCCTCGACGACCTGTCGCGGCAGCGGACCCGGGCCATCATCGAAGAGCAGGCGAAGGACCCCAACAGCCGTATCGGCGCGGTTTACGCTGCCTTCATGGACACCGGCTCGATCGAGGCGAAGGGCCTGGCGCCGTTCCAGCCGTGGCTGAGCCAGATCGCCGCAGTCAGCAGCAAGGACCAGCTTCCCGGCCTTTACGCGCAGGCGAACCGGCTTTCGATCTCCGGCCCGTTCGGAGCCGGCGTCGGCCAGGACGACAAGTCCCCTGAAGAATACGCTTTGTTCATGAGCCAGAGCGGCCTGGGGATGCCCGACCGCGATTATTATCTGTCGAACGATCCCAAGCTGGCCGACACGCGCGCCAAATACCTGCAGCACCTGACCAACGTCCTGAACCTCGCCGGCCAGCCGAACGCTGCCGCTCGGGCGAAGGCGATCCTGGCGCTGGAAACGGCAATCGCGCGCGGGCACTGGACCCAGGCGGAAAGCCGCGATGCGGACAAGGTCTATAACAAGATGACCCTGGCCCAGTTGAAGCGCCGTGCGCCAGGCTTCGACTTTGCGGCTATGTTCAAGGGCATCGGGGTCGACGTCGATAGCGTCATCGTCGCCCAGCCGAGCGCAATCGCCAAGGAAGCGGCACTGATCCGAAGCACGCCCCTGGCGGTGCTCAAGGACCAGCTGATGGTGCGCTCCCTCGACGGCTATTCGGCCTACCTGCCGCAGGCCTTCGACAAGGAAACCTTCAGCTTCTACGGCCAGGCGCTGGGTGGCACGCCGCAGCAGGAAGAGCGGTGGAAGCGCGGCGTCGATTTCACCGTTTCGGCGCTTGGTGACGACGTCAGCAAGATTTACGCCGAACGCTTTTTCCCGCCGGAAACCAAGGCGGCTGCCGACCAGCTGGTCAAGAACGTCATCGCGGCGATGGACCGCCGGATCGACCAGCTTGAGTGGATGGCGCCGGAAACCAAGGTCAAGGCCCACGCCAAGCTGGCGGCCTTCACGCCCAAGATCGGCTATCCGGACCGCTGGCGCGACATGAGCGGGTTGGTCGTCGACCGCACAGACGCGCTCGGCAACGCGATGCGCTCGGCCCAGTTCGGCCACGAATACCAGGTCAACAAGCTGGGCAAGCCCATCTATCGCTGGGAATGGGGCATGACCCCGATGACGGTGAACGCCTATGCCAACTTCGGCATGGTCGAGATCGTCTTCCCGGCGTCGATCCTGCAGCCGCCCTTCTTCGATCCTCATGCCGACCCGGCCGTCAATTACGGCGGCATCGGCGCGGTCATCGGGCACGAGCTTAGCCACCACTTCGACGACCAGGGCGCAAAGTACGACCTGACCGGCCGGCTGGTCGACTGGTGGACCCCGGGTGACACCAAGGCGTTCAGCGCCCGCCTCGACAAGCTCGGTGCGCAATATGACGCGTACGAGCCGCTTCCGGGCAAGCATGTGCAGGGCAAGCTGACGATGGGCGAAAACGTCGCCGACCTTGCCGGCCTTACCGTCGCCCACGACGCCTATATCGCCTCGCTCGGCGGGAAGGCGCCGCCGGTCATCGACGGCACCACCGGCGACCAGAGGTTCTACCTGGGCTGGGCGCAGGTGTGGCGGCGCAACTATCGCGAAGCCAACCTGCTGCAGCGGCTGCTGACCGATCCGCACTCGCCGTCGCCGCAGCGGACCGACATCGTGCGCAACATGGACCCCTGGTACCCGGCCTTCACTGTACAGCCGGGGCAGAAATTGTACCTGCCGCCGGCCGACCGCGTCCGCATCTGGTAA
- the smpB gene encoding SsrA-binding protein SmpB, producing the protein MAKPLPPPFDKAKIVAENRRARYDYYVEDKIETGIALTGTEVKSLRFGEGSIAESYAAVEGDEVWLINSHIPEYSHGNRLNHQPRRARKLLLKSREIDKLNGAVTRKGLTLVPLSVYFNSRGRAKVELALARGKKDHDKRDTIKERDWNREKQRLLRDRG; encoded by the coding sequence ATGGCCAAGCCGCTTCCACCACCGTTCGACAAAGCCAAGATCGTCGCCGAGAACCGGCGCGCGCGGTACGATTATTATGTCGAGGACAAGATCGAGACCGGAATCGCGCTGACCGGCACGGAAGTGAAGTCGCTGCGCTTCGGCGAAGGATCGATCGCCGAAAGCTACGCCGCGGTCGAAGGCGACGAGGTCTGGCTGATCAACAGCCACATTCCCGAATACAGCCACGGCAACCGGCTCAACCACCAGCCGCGCCGGGCACGCAAGCTGCTGCTCAAGTCGCGCGAGATCGACAAGCTTAACGGCGCGGTCACGCGCAAGGGGCTGACGCTGGTCCCGCTGTCGGTTTACTTCAACAGCCGCGGCCGAGCGAAGGTCGAGCTGGCGCTGGCGCGGGGCAAGAAGGACCACGACAAGCGCGACACGATCAAGGAACGCGACTGGAATCGCGAAAAGCAGCGGTTGCTGCGCGACCGCGGTTGA
- a CDS encoding GNAT family N-acetyltransferase, translated as MAVEPHLLETWCRLWSRSRNVEPPVWDGDALRTWVGEAGQSERWVFGSVGPGLVALTRTIADPNVQVKVCASAAEVRALIPSAWRLGTPRFFMTAQLRRAEAACAPAGNRIELADEDWGWKAMANDPDGVEVGRAGLLIEGGLAVIDRLVVDDAHRGRGLAAALVDRLQAEAVRRGATEGALVATAAGRPVYARQGWGVVSDYTTCSLGR; from the coding sequence ATGGCGGTTGAGCCGCACCTGCTCGAAACATGGTGCCGCTTGTGGTCGCGTTCTCGCAATGTGGAGCCGCCCGTTTGGGACGGCGACGCGCTTCGGACATGGGTCGGTGAGGCAGGACAGAGCGAGCGCTGGGTCTTCGGCTCGGTCGGCCCCGGCCTCGTCGCGCTGACGCGGACGATTGCCGATCCGAACGTCCAGGTGAAGGTTTGCGCCAGCGCGGCGGAGGTCCGCGCGCTGATCCCCTCCGCTTGGCGCCTCGGCACGCCGCGTTTCTTCATGACAGCGCAGTTGCGCCGGGCGGAGGCAGCGTGTGCGCCCGCGGGAAATCGGATCGAGCTCGCCGACGAAGACTGGGGGTGGAAAGCCATGGCCAACGACCCGGACGGCGTGGAGGTTGGCCGCGCCGGCCTGCTGATCGAAGGCGGCCTTGCAGTGATCGACCGGCTGGTGGTGGATGACGCGCATCGCGGCCGGGGCCTTGCCGCAGCGCTCGTGGACCGGTTGCAGGCCGAAGCTGTAAGGCGGGGCGCAACCGAAGGGGCTTTGGTGGCCACGGCCGCAGGACGCCCCGTATATGCGCGCCAAGGCTGGGGAGTGGTTTCAGACTACACCACCTGCTCGCTCGGGCGCTGA